The Pyrenophora tritici-repentis strain M4 chromosome 10, whole genome shotgun sequence genome contains a region encoding:
- a CDS encoding RecQ, Superfamily II DNA helicase, whose amino-acid sequence MPQNNLSKHLKWLIAEKPFIPAATSLVAYNPDAVPTSSATIPPQNSSSLGEQVEYNEPESAIAPSPPPAHPAARPIPPRPLSRTKTIDIHNPSGTEVANFDMARLRGTPASGKSRLVLAGLPEHASSSTEARTTSRVNVEDRPASTRHDAVPRSVSAAQNATPRFNYLESLDVDSIDLTGDDESRSSPVPMRNPKARKRKSEEFEADMRHTESSRPARKAAALSPELADDDFPDIDDMIMAPDSPPPPYSTIIGGVRRNVEQTTTVDDDDIEAMLQLEEEERQMAEAKQATVTQRRKRKPLSRVPSENAPARKMGRQTCSPSPQKNKMVTMGHATTSTISSQKSVTKSVGRTVMDSEDEEFGGFDDMDIETPTPTKKNLREKTPIPSPLKPASQTQLPIRSPSKPARSPSPYQPLQDAMPTPAKLQSPKKAKSVAIATPAHSASTNGASELSKERRDAIRSSMNTFLVAEGQRLQKHFNAASSAWDNARAAFVAHLSEFGKPDPQEQERMERARSRKEAVEDLIRLKSKHDDLVAQRQRVKQKLEDDLNIGQFDAADGETLSRLFKMIEDVLIHMHQLLDLAAIKPQAQPVVKSEFHNSRHVVIQSTQTSPVRPRQASREVGPSRVPQTQYAKLNETAVEEVWTSASGVRFAEEQVAASPLPPPNLGVRTRSDEGVAGKQSLKSRERSHRIPETPERRRSPKKPKPVAPQYEPDDFGELDFEEDESFFTTNMGELHQPIEINDDEECGDEYGDDDDEEFLHEISNIENHAPGAFDWRGERADTSVPISTREVFRETSINKLQPKQNQAPSPKKAQLNMPAKNHPGMNFPWSQDLRTALLHRFGLRGFRPGQLEAINTTLSGDHCFVLMPTGGGKSLCYQLPSVIASGKTRGVTIVVSPLLSLMEDQVDACRNRFGMQAFLINGESTAAQKNMIMDALRQRDPQQFIQILYVTPEMLSKNQRMISAFQQLHSGGNLARIVIDEAHCVSQWGHDFRPDYKALGDVVRQFPGVPVIALTATATQLVRTDVVANLGIQGCRQYSQSFNRPNLSYEVLPKGRGVIDSIADLIKEKYTGKSGIIYCLSRKTCEQVAQKLSETGIRAYHYHAGMDSADRSDVQRKWQKNEYHVIVATIAFGMGIDKADVRYVIHHSLPKSLEGYYQETGRAGRDGKRSECYLYYLYADSRILRKMIDEGEGSREQKQRLNDMLRTVVQYCENKADCRRAQVLGYFSEAFDASKCNNTCDNCRSDTTFVTKDLTDYASMAIKLVSRVHEDNVTMHQCVDAFRGAGGAKIKSSGLEEYGWGYGKDLERGDNERIFQYLLDAGAFKEKSKVNKVGFATNYLHPASTRNDYETKKKQLMLQVRSSPRKARAKAPVVKKTKKQRTQFPSTNVPSPVRGSKRKIRSFALNDDEDAFDVPRHPTRKKTTRGYETDDFVVDDAGDDGFAPIRVAKPSRATKAKGLGTPITSDQRTAELTEFQHDVLHDFTTGAKQLRQTIQQKKGHREAIFTDTVLREMGLDLPRNLDEMKTIPGIRPEMVDLYGTQFLALINNTRSFYGDGAAQESYCY is encoded by the exons ATGCCTCAGAACAATCTTAGCAAGCATCTCAAGTGGTTGATCGCCGAGAAACCTTTCATTCCGGCCGCAACATCGCTCGTTGCCTACAACCCTGACGCGGTTCCTACGAGTTCAGCGACAATTCCACCGCAGAACTCTTCTTCCTTGGGCGAACAAGTAGAATACAATGAACCGGAATCTGCCATCGCACCATCGCCCCCACCAGCACACCCCGCCGCCCGCCCTATTCCACCCCGCCCTCTCTCACGAACCAAGACTATCGATATACACAACCCATCAGGAACAGAAGTCGCGAATTTTGATATGGCAAGACTGAGGGGTACGCCAGCGAGTGGGAAGTCTAGACTTGTATTAGCGGGGTTGCCAGAACATGCGTCTTCTTCAACAGAAGCCAGGACAACTAGCAGGGTAAATGTCGAGGATCGCCCAGCCAGCACGAGGCATGATGCGGTGCCCAGAAGCGTTTCCGCCGCCCAAAATGCGACCCCAAGATTCAACTATCTCGAGTCACTCGATGTGGATTCTATTGACCTCACCGGGGACGACGAGAGTCGCTCTTCGCCGGTTCCGATGCGCAATCCTAAGGCCCGGAAGCGGAAAAGTGAAGAGTTTGAGGCAGATATGCGACACACAGAATCCTCGAGACCCGCCCGGAAAGCCGCTGCGCTCAGCCCGGAGCTGGCCGATGACGACTTTCCTGATATTGACGATATGATCATGGCTCCCGACAGCCCGCCCCCTCCTTACTCGACTATCATCGGAGGTGTACGTCGAAATGTCGAACAAACGACGACAGTCGATGACGACGATATAGAAGCTATGTTACAATTGGAAGAGGAAGAGCGTCAAATGGCAGAGGCGAAACAGGCGACAGTTACACAACGCCGCAAGCGCAAGCCTCTGAGCCGGGTACCCTCGGAAAATGCACCAGCTCGCAAGATGGGGAGGCAAACATGTAGTCCTTCACCGCAGAAGAACAAAATGGTCACTATGGGACACGCGACAACGAGCACAATCAGTTCGCAAAAGTCTGTCACTAAGAGCGTCGGGCGTACAGTCATGGACTCTGAAGATGAAGAATTTGGTGGATTTGATGACATGGATATTGAGACGCCGACTCCCACGAAGAAGAACCTACGTGAAAAGACACCCATACCCAGCCCTCTCAAACCTGCGAGTCAGACACAGCTTCCCATACGGTCGCCTTCCAAACCCGCGCGAAGTCCAAGTCCGTACCAACCCCTGCAGGATGCCATGCCTACACCAGCAAAGTTGCAGTCCCCGAAGAAGGCCAAATCTGTGGCTATAGCAACGCCCGCGCATAGTGCATCTACAAACGGCGCCTCGGAGCTTTCCAAGGAAAGAAGGGACGCCATTCGGAGCTCGATGAATACCTTTTTGGTCGCAGAGGGCCAAAGATTACAGAAGCATTTCAATGCTGCGAGCTCGGCATGGGACAATGCTCGGGCTGCTTTCGTCGCACACTTGTCGGAGTTTGGCAAACCAGATCCTCAGGAGCAGGAGAGGATGGAACGCGCACGTTCACGGAAAGAGGCAGTCGAGGATTTGATTAGATTAAAGTCCAAACATGACGATCTTGTGGCTCAGCGCCAAAGGGTCAAGCAGAAACTTGAGGATGACCTCAACATAGGTCAGTTTGACGCAGCAGACGGTGAAACCCTCAGCAGACTTTTCAAGATGATCGAGGATGTTTTGATCCACATGCATCAGTTACTGGATTTGGCAGCCATTAAGCCACAGGCACAGCCTGTCGTAAAATCCGAGTTTCACAACAGTCGACACGTAGTTATACAATCAACGCAGACAAGTCCTGTTCGTCCACGCCAGGCTTCAAGAGAGGTAGGACCTAGTCGTGTTCCCCAGACACAATACGCCAAGCTTAACGAGACCGCTGTCGAAGAAGTCTGGACATCAGCTAGCGGCGTCCGTTTTGCAGAGGAGCAGGTAGCCGCTTCCCCGCTGCCACCACCAAACCTGGGCGTTCGCACTCGTTCCGATGAGGGCGTAGCAGGAAAACAAAGCCTGAAGTCAAGAGAGCGGTCTCATCGAATACCAGAGACGCCGGAGCGCAGACGATCTCCGAAGAAGCCGAAGCCAGTTGCCCCTCAATATGAACCGGATGACTTCGGAGAGTTGGATTTTGAGGAAGACGAGAGTTTTTTTACTACTAACATGGGCGAGCTGCACCAACCCATCGAGATAAACGACGATGAAGAATGTGGAGACGAATAtggagatgatgatgacgaggaGTTCCTCCATGAGATCAGCAACATCGAGAACCATGCGCCGGGTGCCTTTGACTGGAGGGGTGAACGGGCGGACACCAGTGTTCCGATTTCTACCCGTGAGGTATTCCGCGAGACGTCGATAAATAAGCTCCAGCCAAAGCAAAATCAGGCCCCATCACCGAAGAAGGCGCAGCTGAACATGCCCGCCAAGAACCACCCTGGCATGAACTTCCCCTGGTCCCAAGATCTGAGAACCGCCCTTCTTCACCGTTTCGGTCTCCGAGGGTTTCGACCAGGACAATTAGAAGCCATCAACACCACGCTATCCGGAGACCACTGCTTTGTGCTAATGCCCACTGGGGGTGGTAAATCACTCTGCTACCAGCTGCCTTCGGTGATTGCTTCAGGCAAGACGCGAGGCGTGACCATCGTAGTGTCTCCCCTTTTGAGTTTGATGGAGGACCAGGTGGATGCTTGTAGAAATCGTTTTGGGATGCAGGCGTTCCTAATCAATGGTGAATCGACCGCAGCTCAGAAGAACATGATCATGGACGCACTCCGCCAGCGGGATCCCCAGCAGTTCATCCAAATTCTCTACGTAACGCCTGAGATGCTCAGCAAGAACCAGAGAATGATCAGTGCCTTTCAGCAGTTGCACTCGGGAGGAAACCTTGCCAGGATCGTCATTGATGAAGCCCATTGTGTCAGCCAGTGGGGCCATGACTTCCGACCAGACTACAAGGCACTTGGAGATGTTGTCCGCCAATTTCCTGGAGTACCTGTCATTGCGTTGACCGCAACTGCGACCCAGCTTGTCCGTACCGACGTAGTAGCCAATCTCGGTATTCAAGGTTGCCGCCAGTACTCTCAAAGCTTCAACCGTCCCAACCTGTCCTATGAGGTGCTACCGAAAGGCAGAGGCGTCATCGACAGCATTGCAGACCTCATTAAAGAGAAATATACTGGGAAATCCGGCATCATCTATTGCTTATCACGGAAGACTTGCGAGCAAGTGGCGCAGAAGTTGTCAGAGACGGGTATCCGTGCCTATCATTATCACGCAGGGATGGACTCTGCGGATCGGTCTGACGTCCAACGCAAGTGGCAAAAGAATGAGTACCACGTTATTGTGGCTACAATCGCCTTTGGCATGGGCATCGACAAAGCCGACGTGCGATATGTCATTCACCACTCGCTCCCGAAGAGTTTGGAAGGCTACTATCAAGAAACTGGACGAGCTGGCCGTGATGGCAAGCGCTCTGAGTGCTACTTGTACTATTTATATGCCGACTCGAGAATCTTACGCAAGATGATTGATGAAGGTGAAGGCAGCAGAGAACAAAAGCAACGACTGAACGACATGCTACGAACTGTGGTACAATACTGCGAAAACAAGGCTGATTGTCGACGCGCTCAAGTGCTCGGATACTTTAGTGAAGCATTCGATGCCTCCAAGTGCAACAACACCTGCGACAACTGCCGCTCCGATACCACATTCGTCACGAAAGATCTGACAGATTACGCTTCTATGGCCATAAAGCTTGTGAGTCGGGTACACGAAGACAATGTCACTATGCATCAGTGCGTGGATGCTTTCcgtggtgctggcggtgcCAAAATCAAGAGCTCCGGACTCGAAGAGTATGGATGGGGTTACGGCAAGGACCTAGAACGAGGTGACAATGAGCGCATCTTCCAGTATCTACTTGATGCAGGGGCTTTCAAGGAAAAAAGCAAGGTAAACAAGGTTGGATTCGCGACCAACTACCTACAT CCTGCCTCGACACGAAATGACTATGAGACTAAGAAAAAGCAATTGATGTTGCAAGTTCGCTCTTCACCTCGGAAAGCTCGTGCCAAAGCACCCGTTGTtaagaagacgaagaagcAACGTACGCAGTTCCCATCGACCAATGTCCCCTCTCCTGTGCGGGGGTCAAAGCGGAAGATCCGATCATTCGCTCTCAATGATGACGAGGACGCATTTGACGTTCCTCGGCACCCGACCCGTAAGAAGACCACACGTGGTTACGAAACCGACGACTTTGTCGTTGATGATGCTGGGGACGACGGCTTCGCGCCCATACGCGTTGCTAAGCCATCGAGAGCAACGAAGGCGAAGGGACTCGGGACACCCATTACTTCAGACCAACGGACTGCAGAGCTCACCGAATTCCAGCACGATGTATTACATGATTTCACGACTGGTGCTAAGCAATTGAGACAGACCATCCAACAGAAGAAAGGTCATCGCGAGGCGATCTTCACGGACACTGTACTTCGAGAGATGGGACTTGACTTACCACGTAATCTGGATGAGATGAAGACCATTCCAGGTATCAGGCCCGAGATGGTTGATCTCTACGGCACGCAATTCTTGGCTCTGATCAACAACACTAGGAGCTTTTACGGGGACGGG GCTGCTCAGGAGTCATATTGCTACTAG
- a CDS encoding GadB, Glutamate decarboxylase and related PLP-dependent protein yields MEAPNQASFDKLATAIASIHFQSPPEDVLPSAATLSSARSKLQTHLPTQGIGLEESIRHVQEDLAPAFNASSRSPNYYGFVTGGTTPAAALADNLVTAYDQNVQVHLPNETIATDLEDRALSLLCELLNFDAAQWPHRIFTTGATAANVLGLACGREFVIAEASAHRTDAENSIGEVGIVEAMRKAGVDEIQILTTVPHSSLAKAAGILGLGRTSVKCLGRSDAPHKFDIQLLKKSLERPHAASIVAISASEVNTGAFATSSLEEMQDIRKLCDMYGAWIHVDGAFGLFGRILSSSVHSSIIQACTGLELADSITGDGHKLLNVPYDCGFFLSRHRNIAQHVFQNPNAAYLASGNSADSIMSPLNVGLENSRRFRALPVYASLVAYGRDGYRDMLERQIRLSRGIAEHILESKDYELLPRSDASREDLLSGIYIIVLFRARDEELNKQLVDRIKATRKIYVSGTSWEGKPACRFAVSNWMTDVIRDLPIVKQVLRDVALEKNGR; encoded by the coding sequence ATGGAGGCCCCTAATCAGGCAAGCTTCGACAAGCTTGCTACTGCAATTGCAAGCATACACTTCCAGTCACCACCTGAAGATGTCCTCCCCTCTGCAGCTACGTTGAGCAGTGCCCGCTCCAAGCTCCAGACTCATCTCCCCACTCAGGGTATCGGTCTTGAAGAAAGCATACGACACGTGCAAGAAGATCTCGCCCCGGCCTTCAACGCCTCTTCTCGCTCCCCAAACTATTACGGCTTCGTGACTGGTGGTACCACTCCAGCAGCAGCTCTTGCCGATAATCTAGTGACAGCCTACGACCAAAATGTACAAGTTCACTTGCCAAACGAGACGATTGCTACAGACCTGGAGGATCGGGCCCTCTCATTACTCTGCGAGCTTTTGAACTTTGACGCGGCGCAATGGCCGCATCGCATCTTCACTACGGGCGCAACGGCGGCCAACGTGCTAGGTCTGGCTTGCGGCAGAGAGTTTGTGATTGCTGAAGCGTCAGCGCACCGCACAGATGCGGAGAATAGTATTGGCGAAGTCGGCATCGTGGAGGCGATGCGCAAAGCTGGTGTCGACGAGATTCAGATCTTGACCACCGTTCCACATTCGTCGCTGGCTAAAGCGGCGGGAATTCTGGGCCTCGGACGCACGAGTGTCAAATGTCTGGGCCGATCAGATGCGCCACACAAATTCGACATTCAGCTGCTCAAGAAGTCTCTCGAACGGCCACACGCCGCGTCAATCGTTGCCATCTCTGCATCGGAAGTCAACACAGGTGCCTTTGCGACCTCGAGTTTGGAAGAGATGCAAGATATTCGGAAGCTATGCGATATGTACGGTGCATGGATACATGTCGACGGCGCCTTCGGTCTCTTTGGTCGGATCCTGTCTTCTTCTGTTCACTCTTCCATCATCCAAGCTTGCACTGGCTTAGAGCTAGCAGATTCGATAACAGGCGACGGACACAAACTTCTCAATGTGCCTTACGATTGTGGCTTCTTTCTCTCCAGGCACCGTAACATTGCTCAACATGTGTTTCAAAATCCCAATGCCGCCTACCTTGCCTCAGGCAATAGTGCTGATTCTATCATGTCGCCATTGAATGTTGGTCTGGAAAACTCAAGACGATTCAGAGCTCTCCCAGTTTATGCTAGTTTAGTTGCGTATGGCAGAGATGGTTATCGGGACATGCTGGAACGACAGATTCGACTGTCACGCGGAATCGCGGAGCACATTCTGGAAAGTAAGGATTACGAACTATTGCCTCGCAGCGACGCGTCTAGGGAAGACCTGTTGAGTGGCATTTACATCATCGTACTCTTCCGCGCGAGGGATGAAGAGCTCAACAAGCAGCTTGTTGACAGAATCAAGGCAACGCGAAAGATCTACGTATCAGGCACTTCATGGGAAGGAAAGCCAGCATGCAGATTCGCTGTATCGAACTGGATGACAGATGTAATCCGAGATTTACCAATAGTCAAACAAGTCTTGCGGGATGTTGCGTTGGAAAAGAATGGTAGATAG
- a CDS encoding Dimer-Tnp-hAT domain containing protein, whose amino-acid sequence MPLRNLKRAAEGTPGPHGPHKRAKTAKGSASQPILMDDSQPELSIRTSPRKALAAAASQATEDAPFESQLRDAIPEATIQPPAEGSRAATEATSEAIEGGDDTGFDDEFTDNFDGIDWKRLPRFTKPLRTLKRNKSWVYQYGYRVASLREPHRTFFVCKYCHHRKIFCAYPEVTKSTSNAINHLAQKLLGHGYDRKGKLDSITLPRGQTTLKMMTEGGVDVPQGVANELGNFDVQRFRYAAVTWLVDNNHPLREFETPAFRQMIEFANPEAADALWVSHNSVASFVMRLYRYMEPQVVQMLSSAISKIHISFDGWTTKGGKRGFFGVVAHFADADGTIRDLPIALPQLTGAHTGERIAEVVGNIIDVFGITRSQLGYFVLDNAYANDTAVTKLAQRFEFTASHHRLRCGPHTLNLVGQMIIFGFDKDAYDNDQDEHKTEAAYLQEWRQQGPLGVLIDIINYIQTPQQHDLFADCQRRVNAKAPDQKQEILEPVKPVVTRWNSFHDTFVRAAKLHNAVDEYAQSHIERTMGADAYARSRNNKLTKVPAWMRSNGLTADDWAVITQYISVLEPLKEATKRLEARGKAGRFGAIYEVIPVFEAVLAVYEQLLKNHESVDYNANSAPEDHLPINLRAAWAKLNAYYTKLDESPAYFAATCLHPYYKNYCENSWRDKPSWLEANNAGLKQLWAFYKPQIQRQSRPPVRLSSGINDAINALVNAEPYGIVEVTEMDELERWRRFELRWTQEQFEQGSNPVSYWISLRPKYPNLARMAIDILTIPASSCECERLFSELGDLLEPRRRKIGSQLLAAIQCIRSWRDAGFKPPSDYNSGDVTDAEVAAIYEICKWDSEA is encoded by the coding sequence ATGCCGCTTCGTAACCTAAAACGCGCCGCCGAGGGCACCCCCGGCCCCCACGGCCCCCACAAGCGCGCCAAAACAGCTAAAGGCAGTGCATCGCAGCCTATCCTGATGGACGATTCGCAGCCTGAGCTGTCTATCCGCACCTCGCCACGTAAAGccctagctgctgcagcaaGCCAGGCCACCGAAGACGCGCCGTTCGAGTCGCAGTTGCGCGACGCTATACCAGAAGCTACTATACAACCGCCGGCCGAGGGTAGTAGGGCTGCTACGGAGGCTACAAGTGAGGCTATCGAAGGCGGGGATGATACTGGCTTTGATGACGAGTTTACGgacaactttgacggcattgatTGGAAGCGTTTACCGCGTTTTACGAAGCCGCTGCGTACGTTGAAGCGCAACAAAAGTTGGGTATATCAGTACGGTTACCGCGTTGCCTCTCTCCGTGAGCCTCATCGTACGTTCTTTGtttgcaaatactgccatcATCGTAAGATCTTTTGCGCCTATCCAGAGGTTACAAAGTCGACCAGTAACGCTATCAACCACCTCGCGCAGAAGCTACTTGGCCACGGCTACGATCGCAAGGGCAAACTGGATTCGATTACACTACCGCGAGGCCAAACGACGCTTAAGATGATGACCGAGGGCGGTGTCGATGTACCTCAAGGCGTCGCTAACGAGCTcggaaacttcgacgtacagcGCTTTCGATACGCCGCTGTTACGTGGCTTGTCGACAATAACCACCCTCTCCGCGAGTTCGAAACGCCTGCGTTTAGGCAGATGATAGAGTTTGCCAACCCGGAGGCAGCTGACGCGCTGTGGGTAAGTCACAACAGTGTAGCTAGCTTCGTGATGAGGCTGTATCGCTATATGGAGCCGCAGGTTGTTCAGATGCTCTCGTCGGCTATTAGTAAaatccatataagcttcgatggctggacgacaaaaggcggcaagcgcggcttctttggagttgTTGCTCATTTTGCTGACGCCGACGGCACTATCAGGGACCTACCTAtcgcgctgcctcagcttacgggcgcccacacgggcgagaggatagctgAAGTTGTTGGCAATATAATCGATGTCTTCGGTATAACACGTAGCCAGcttgggtactttgtgctcgacaACGCGTACGCTAATGACACCGCCGTCACCAAACTCGCCCAACGCTTTGAATTTACAGCAAGCCAtcaccgcctccgctgcggccctcacacacTTAACTTAGTCGGACAGATGATTATCTTCGGCTTTGATAAGGACGCGTACGATAATGATCAGGACGAGCACAAAACAGAGGCAGCCTACCTACAAGAATGGCGGCAGCAAGGTCCGCTTGGTGTACTaatcgatatcatcaacTACATCCAAACACCGCAACAACACGATCTTTTTGCCGATTGCCAGCGCCGTGTTAACGCTAAGGCTCCCGACCAAAAGCAGGAAATACTCGAGCCGGTAAAGCCAGTCGTCACGCGCTGGAACAGCTTTCACGACACCTTTGTACGCGCCGCAAAACTCCATAACGCCGTTGATGAGTACGCCCAAAGCCACATCGAAAGGACGATGGGCGCCGACGCGTACGCGCGTAGCCGTAACAATAAGCTCACTAAAGTACCAGCTTGGATGAGATCTAATGGGCTTACGGCTGACGATTGGGCGGTAATAACCCAGTATATATCAGTGTTGGAGCCGCTAAAGGAGGCgacaaaacggcttgaagctCGCGGTAAAGCTGGCCGTTTCGGCGCGATATACGAGGTTATACCTGTCTTCGAAGCTGTACTTGCCGTGTACGAGCAGCTACTTAAAAACCACGAAAGCGTCGACTATAATGCCAATAGCGCGCCAGAAGATCACCTTCCTATCAACCTACGCGCAGCTTGGGCAAAGCTTAACGCGTATTACACTAAGCTCGACGAATCACCCGCATACTTTGCcgctacctgcctccacccatactacaagaactactgtgagaacagctggcgcgacaaaccgaGCTGGCTTGAGGCAAACAACGCTGGGTTGAAACAACTTTGGGCGTTCTATAAGCCGCAAATACAGCGCCAAAGTCGCCCACCAGTGCGGCTCTCAAGTGGTATCAacgacgccatcaacgcgcTCGTTAATGCGGAGCCTTATGGCATTGTTGAGGTGACAGAGATGGATGAGCTGGAGCGTTGGCGACGGTTTGAACTCCGctggacgcaggagcagttcGAACAAGGTAGTAATCCTGTTAGCTATTGGATAAGCCTACGCCCAAAGTATCCTAACCTAGCGCGTATGGCGATCGATATATTAACAATACCAGCCTCAAGTTGTGAGTGCGAGCGGCTGTTCAGCGAGCTCGGTGATTTATTAGAGCCAAGGCGACGCAAAATTGGGTCACAACTGCTTGCAGCAATACAGTGTATACGAAGCTGGCGCGACGCTGGCTTTAAGCCTCCATCTGATTACAACTCAGGCGATGTAACTGACGCTGAGGTAGCTGCAATATACGAAATATGCAAGTGGGACAGCGAAGCTTAG
- a CDS encoding MOSC domain containing protein has product MNSLQLQWAGILAVATLGLALLIYDIKNRKVPARFVTEDANVKLKIEELWHYPIKGFRGIRINSGKIGPQGFEDDRTFCLQKIHRDPATKKITMWETIYSGFHLQMVLFAQILEEGKDGKNIIITRVGPENPHPEHLEWTGSEHQLRIPLRPNVKDLEKVHLDLHGSATDAYDMGDDVSKFLTKYMGFETKMMYIGNNSRVVLGSGAPNSAMAQARKYPYLAPLRKLLPSPLISPPETITFHDIGQYLVVTNESNDEVSSRLGDGKQMDIHKFRPNIIVSGSPAPYDEDYWSQIIFPGDIKMEFGSTCWRCQAITVDYNTGKKAEGEEGLVWKKLAADRRLDKGFKYNPVFGKYSYTAKKDWGKEIKAGDEILLTKRVKDRPQFDWPLSKAIISMFKE; this is encoded by the exons ATGAATTCACTCCAGTTGCAATGGGCGGGTATCCTTGCAGTCGCGACCCTCGGACTTGCCCTTCTAATCTACGATATCAAGAACAGGAAAGTTCCTGCCCGGTTTGTTACCGAAGATGCGAATGTGAAGTTGAAGATTGAAGAG CTATGGCACTACCCCATCAAAGGATTCCGTGGCATCCGGATCAATTCTGGAAAGATTGGGCCCCAAGGCTTCGAGGATGACCGAACCTTTTGTCTGCAGAAGATCCATCGTGACCCCGCGACCAAGAAGATAACTATGTGGGAGACAATATACAGCGGCTTCCATCTGCAGATGGTGCTCTTTGCACAAATACTCGAAGAAGGCAAGGATGGAAAGAACATCATCATAACACGCGTTGGTCCAGAGAACCCGCACCCAGAACATCTTGAGTGGACCGGTTCAGAGCACCAGCTCCGCATTCCACTCCGCCCAAACGTCAAGGATCTTGAGAAGGTCCATCTCGATCTCCATGGCAGTGCGACAGATGCGTACGACATGGGTGACGACGTATCCAAGTTCCTCACAAAGTACATGGGATTCGAGACGAAGATGATGTACATCGGAAATAATTCGCGTGTAGTCCTAGGTTCCGGTGCGCCAAACAGTGCCATGGCACAGGCAAGGAAATATCCATATCTAGCGCCTCTGCGCAAGCTCCTCCCGTCTCCTCTGATATCACCACCCGAGACCATCACATTTCATGATATTGGCCAATACCTTGTTGTAACCAATGAATCCAACGATGAAGTGAGCTCGCGTCTGGGGGACGGCAAGCAAATGGATATCCACAAGTTCCGCCCAAATATCATCGTATCCGGTAGTCCCGCACCGTACGATGAAGACTACTGGTCACAAATCATATTTCCAGGGGACATTAAAATGGAATTCGGTAGCACATGTTGGCGATGCCAGGCCATTACTGTGGACTACAATACCGGTAAGAAGGCGGAAGGCGAAGAGGGACTGGTATGGAAGAAGTTGGCAGCTGATCGGCGATTGGATAAGGGGTTCAAGTACAATCCTGTATTTGGAAAGTACTCGTATACAGCGAAGAAGGACTGGGGTAAGGAAATCAAGGCTGGTGATGAGATCTTGTTGACGAAGAGGGTGAAGGATCGGCCACAGTTTG ATTGGCCGCTGTCAAAAGCTATTATCTCCATGTTCAAGGAGTAG